In Anomalospiza imberbis isolate Cuckoo-Finch-1a 21T00152 chromosome 10, ASM3175350v1, whole genome shotgun sequence, the DNA window CTGCAgcatctcttttctctcttaatTGCTCACTCAatccctgctgcctcttccctgctcccagtCAGCACGGTGGGCACATCCTTTCTGAGATGTGTATAAATGGCTCCTGGAAGCCAGAGAGCAGCTGCCAAAGCTCTGCCCAGTTCCCAGTGGCCTGCTTGGATGTGAGCAGCAGCATTTTGCACTGGTGAATGCTAAGTGCATCCCAGCTAATCCAAAGTGCTCCCCATGAGGGAGTGACTGCAGCCAAAtccagggcttttttttttttttttttttcaaggggTTTTGTGGGAAGCAGAAATAGGAATTAATCAGGTACTActgaggagctgtggggtggctcagggtggTGCCTGCACAATGAGCATGAGATGAAGGGACAAGTCCCTTCCCTGcctctctgctccagctccatgtGCTGTCAGCTTCCTGAGCAGCTCCATGAACTGCAGCTTGGATTGCTCAGGAGGAGCACAGATAAATCAAAGTCACAGCTAAGGAGTAAGTAAGTGGCCAAGGAGGCAGTTTGCTCAGAACTGCAGTGTGTGATTAGAGATTAATGAGGTTTTCTGTGACCTTGAGGTTTCCAGGAAATTTTCCATGTGTTGTGAAAGGCTTAATCTTTTCAATTATTGCACAATTAATGCTGTGTAGCATGGAAGACTAATGGATTGCAGCACAGGAGCATGAGTAACGCAGAGTGTATCCAGAAGGGGACAGCAGAGTAATGACAAAGACTTCCCAGGTTTCTAAAGTCAGACAAAGTGATTTGGGTTCACCCTGCACTTCCAAAAGAGTGTTAATGGAGTTGTACCCTGCTGCCTGAGCCTACACCTGCCTTGGGTCTGTGTTCTTacctcctcttctccctcttcctgGTATTGTTCATCCACATTATCCTCCTGCTGGTCAGGATTTCCTGCCATCTGCACAAAGATCACATAAAAATTCTATGAGCTTGCCTAATAACCAGAGGGCTGAAGATTAAAACTTCTTGTTCTGGAACTAAAGCTCTCTGTAAAGCTGAAGTAACAATAATGGCAGGAGAAGTTTTAGTGCATTCATTAGCAGTAGTGAGAGCCCAGCTCTGTGATTTAAAGTTGCCCTCAATTAAAAAATAGCAGGATGAATATAAGAAAAATCACTTCACAGAATAAAGCAAGACTTTCCATACTAAGCAGGAAGACAATGGAATATTCACCCCACTGAAGACCAATGCCATAAAAATTCAGACTCTGTCTGGAAGAGTTTACAGCTCCAACACAGTTGAAATACGCAGCTTTGACCTCCTGAAGGAGCCCTTAGAGGTGCCTCTTTTGCCTTTACCCACCACCAAGTGCTCCTCCATTCCTGGATGTCCTTGTTTCTGACCCGTTTCCTtgtgcttttcattttcctcaggcaggttttcttctctctcttgctCAGCTTCTTCAAATTCATCTTCTCCCTGATTATTGGGGTCATCAGCAGGATTCACATCTTCCATGGCTGCCTTCTGTAATTTACAGGAGTGAGTGTTAAATACTTTTAGCCCATGGTCCAGCTGCATTTCCCTTGAAAGAACAGCAGCATGGGCTGTCAGAGCCAGCTCCATGCccactggaggagctggaatctgcaggctcagggctcACTGAGGTACCTCAGcatgagcagggacagaggTGCAGGTACCTGTCTGCTGAAACCCACAGAATCTGAGCACTTCTgtcccagaggctgctgcacaGCTTGTGTTCACTGACCAGCTGACAGTGCCTGATAAGGCCATGTGACAAAGATAAGAGCTGAATGCTCACAGCTCCAGAGAGCTGATGGCATCATTCAGTATCAGCCTGTCCTGCTCTGTTGACCTTGGCTGTGTctacatgaaaacaaaacacttttcaCCTTTGCCATgcagaaaaggagaattttctgCTTATCATTCAATAAAAGCAGTTTTATATCTTTATAGACAACAAGTTAAAGATCCCTTAGAAATATTCACTGTACATCTTAATTTGCTGAATGGGAGGGGAGTGAGGAAGATGCACTTGATGCTGACAGCTCCAGGTAAGCTGGAGTTTGGGGGAAGGCACAGGGTGATTCTCCTGCCCCAGATCTCTGTGCAGTCAATATCAGGGCTCAGTTCAGTGCTGACCTACATCCTCTTTCAGGACCTCACACTTCTGTACTGACTCCAGCTGGCTACAGAGGCTCTTGGGCTGGCCTTTAATTAATGACAGCATGAAACACCCCATCCCCTCTCATTTTGACTGGGCACTGCTGGTATTTTTTGAAGCCAAATGTACCTGTTCAAGTCCCAGCTAAGACCAAATCCTTTATTCCACCGAAAGCACAGATCAAAGGAATATGGAAATAAACACCTTGCTTCCCACAAGGgagctttttccttttatttcttcctaAATGAGTAAGGACACCTTTAAATAGATTTTAGACGTTTTCAACTGTCAAGCCTGTCTTCCTAGCAGACCTCTGCTTATCTCACTTCTATAACGTGCAATTATGTCAGACGAGACCTGTGGGTTCTCACTTCAGTCACACTGCAACCCTCAGCATCTTAATTCATACTTACTGATTCATCAGCCTGCTGATTTTCGGCCTGATGTTCTGCTTCTTGCTGTTCATTTGCATTATTCTGATCATCATCTTCACCTTCATCCTGGTGCTGCTTGTCGTGTTCATAAGCTGAGGAAATTTTTAGGTGATTATTGTTTTACAGCAGTTTTTAGTTATCCTTTTAAGAGTCTCCCACAGACAAGGTTCCACACGTGTTTTAGCAGTGGGCAGCCTCTACATAAACAGATAATGCTCATAGAATTTATCTATTCCTACTaggaaacagaaattaaaagacCAGGCCAGGCATTTAACAGCCTGGGCTAAtggaaggtgttcctgtccatggcaggggtgtggaatgagatgagtggcttccaacccaaacaattccacGATTCTGTAATTTAAAGAGATCAAACAAACCCATAGGTAGAGCCAGGAGCATAACCAAGATCCACAGAGCCTGGTAGTAACAGCTCAGTCAAAAGGAcacttttcctttcaggaaTGTGGGTATGATCTTTAGTAATTCCTCTATTTCACTCAGTCAGTTCAGCCATGGTTATCTGAGCTTCTGGTTTTAAATTGCAAGTTTATGTTTCACTTGAATCCAATCTGGATATGAAATTAATATTAAAGTCTCCCATGCAAGGCAGTGCTCAGGGAGCTTGTGAGCATGGCAGGGACAGAAATTCTCTCTTacctccttcctcttcctccccttgTACAATGTCCTGGTCCATGTTATCATAATGAGCCTGTTGGCTGAGAACATTAAAAGCCAAGCATCATTTCAGTTTCAAAAGTGTGTTTTCTGCTTTAATAAACAAACCCCCCACTTGCAGGTCTGCCtctctcagcagctgccagagcaggccCCAGTTTCATGCTCTATTGTCTGATATTTTCTCACATCACCTTTCCTGAAAAATGCTTGATAGAACAGAGACTTCCTTGTGCTGCTACACTGACTTTGTGTTGTGTGTCTCTGTATGTGGAGTCTGCAGTCCTCAAGGGTACGGGTCAGGCAAAGAGCAAAGTCAGGACTCTGAATTTTAGGGAACAAACCTCAAGCTCTTCAAGGAATGAGCCAACAGAACCCCCTGGAAATCTGCCCTCAGGGACAAGAGAGCAGAACAAAGCTGGCAACATAAACCCAGAGCACAACAAACTCAAGAGGGAGAGTTCACCTGAGGCGGTTTTTGAAGAGTTTCTCTCCTTGCTCTGCCTgtctctgcagctggagctctctctcctggagctgctgctgcctcaggagctgctctcgCAGCCTCTGCTGGTGCAGggattcctgctgctgcctcagctgcttggcctcctctgctctctgggctccaaggtgctgctgctccagctgctgctcgTAAGCTGCTTTCTGTCTCTTTGTTGGTGTTACCTGTCACAGAAACGTGTTAGTCACAGATTAATCATCCTCCCAGTGATCAGAAACAAGCAGGGAGAAAGCTGTCCAGAGGGGAAAGGCAAGCTCCATGCAATTACAGCAAAGTTATTTTCAAGTTTTTGTGTCCCTGCTTGAAGTTAAAACATTTTTTGGTACACAGACTGGAAGTGTTGGGGTGTTTCTAGAGCACacagggaaggaagaggagactGTAGGCTAAGGAAAGCCATGCTTTTcctataaataataataaaacctcCCAACATATTACACATTAAAAGGAGATTTTGCTGACTGATAAGACAGCAAAAAGTTTCCATTGATTTAAGTGGTAATCTCAGGGAGAGCTGCTTTTAGCCTTAAGTGAGACACTGCACATCTTTTTATATTCAGCAATAACTTAGACTAACTCCAACTTCACAGCTTAAcccactgctgctgttctgaCCCCCTGCACCTCTTCAGCAACAGCTCCTCATTACACCAGAGTGACACAATTAATCTGCCAGGAGAGAAAGTGTTTACAAAGCCTACAGTGAGACCAGTGAAATACATTTTCTACTACAGATCCAACCTAGGATGTAAATCCAGgatttgctggttttatttaGAGCTGCACACTGATTTCCCCCTGGCTATTTTAGTCATGTTTGTCTGGCAGTTAAAATTCCCTGTCAAACAACAGTGAGCATGAGCTGGCAGTGTGTTTGCAGAAGGCAGGTACCTCTGACAAAGAAACACTCTGCAGTTTGCTGAGATGCATCAAGTTACCAAAGCAGAGCAGTTCTCCATCCCAGCCTCCCTCTCACCTGCTGAGTTCTCCATCAGCTACCGCGGGCCTCAGGTTTGAAGTGGGAGACAGGATTcattctgctgctcttttgttttttttccatctgctgCTTTTTATCAGCAGAATTAATGTTCATTAAGAtctggccagcactgcagtaCAAGTGTGCTCAAGTTGAGCCTGAATCCTATTGCATCCAAGTGCTTagaatcccaaattttctaTAAACATGACAGTAATTTTATCTAAAAACCAGCGAGTGCTCTGAATCCCAAACTCTCTATAAAAACTTTATTTTGCCTAGAAATAGGTGACTGCAACACAAGGCCAGCAGTGAAAAGAGAAGCCTCCATTTAAACAGCAGATTTAACCAATTAGAAAAGAGCTCCCTACCTCTGACTGCAGGCGATCACCCAACATGttggtttcttcttccttttgttcCTGCTTTTTCCATTCGTGCTCTTCTGGGGCTTggtcctgctcctcctccaggtgctcaggctgccctgcctgctccatTTCTTCCTCTTCAAGCTCCTTTTTGCGTTCTTCTTCCATCTGCTCTGCCCGTTGCTCCTCATCCTCTCcagcttcctgctgctcctggatgTTCAGCTCCTTGGCATTCTGGCCCTCGTGAGCCCTCCCCTGCACATGGAAAGGCtcagccctgtcctgctcctggctatttatttcttctctccCCCTTGGCTTCTCATTCTGCAAAGCAGACACAGGATTATGTGTGTACAACACATTTATGGATTTCAGTTTCAAGAGAGCCAAGGACAGACTTGGATCCTTTatgccagcccagagctgttGTCAGGAGGGCCAAATGCCTGGTTTGGAACGAGCTCCTCCTGCCAAATGGGGTCATTACCTGGTTTGTGGCTGTACAGCTACACAGGGTGTTGTACAGTCCCACCACAGAGTAAGTCAAGCCTCATTTTAGTCGAAAACTGAAAAACTCTTACAATTTagttgaaaaatgaaaaactcTTAACAATTCTACAAAGCCAGCTTTGTGTTTTAGAGACACAGTTTACTGCTGGCTTTGGCAAAACTGGGTTCACAGCTGGACTCGAAGATCTTAaagttcttttccaacctaaatgattccgCGATTCTTATTTCTTGTAGGTTCTGCTGGCCAAAAAATTCttgtaaaacaaaatcacaactgttttttcttaatttctagATTACACATTTTCTGCTTGAACCTCGGTGTGCCAATTTTAAATACACTGACTTCAATGTGCCACCGGAAccttataaaataaaaatctcttcaGAACTTCTAAAAGCTTTCTGTAACACTTGAGATAGCTAAAATTTTagatttctcattaaaaaatttTAGATTTTGAGTGACTTCTTAAAACAGCTGGCATAAATACACTTAAAACTGGACTAGTCATGTGAGAAAAGATCATGATGAACAGATTTTCTTACCACTCAACAATTAAACCATTCCTCACCGCAGTGACAAAGGTGCACAGTCAAACACCCTCTCCTAAGACACTTTCAGCACATTCTGCTGGATCAGAACCACTGCTGGGCTGTCTGGAGCCTTTtacctcctgctgctgctcagccccagctccggggggctgcggggggtggctctggggggaCGGGCCCCGCTCCTCAGGCTGCTGCTCATTCCCTCCTTCCACCTTCTCCACGTCTTGGaaacttgggatttttttgagcGTGTCCTTCAGCTGTTTGTATTCCTCCACCTGAGTCTAAAGCCAACATGTTAATTACACGGTGTCCAAATTAATTTCTCCATCAAATGTAGTCACCTTGGAGTGAAGTTGCTGGCAGGACACGTGGTAGAAAACTTGATTTTCCACAGAGGAGAAGGGATGGGAGCTTTtaaagtataatttttttctccaaacatTAGATGACACT includes these proteins:
- the GOLIM4 gene encoding Golgi integral membrane protein 4 isoform X2, with protein sequence MGNGMCSRKQKRIFQTLLLLTVVFGFLYGAMLYYELQGQLRKAEATALKYQQHQESLSAQLQVVYEHRSRLEKSLQKERLEHKKAKEDFLVYKLEAQETLNKGRQDSNSRYSALSVQHQMLKSQHEELKKQHADLEEDHRKQGEEFSRTFSDHKERYLQLQQEKEQEISKLKESLYNLREENRQLRKAHQDIHTQLQDVKTQVEEYKQLKDTLKKIPSFQDVEKVEGGNEQQPEERGPSPQSHPPQPPGAGAEQQQENEKPRGREEINSQEQDRAEPFHVQGRAHEGQNAKELNIQEQQEAGEDEEQRAEQMEEERKKELEEEEMEQAGQPEHLEEEQDQAPEEHEWKKQEQKEEETNMLGDRLQSEVTPTKRQKAAYEQQLEQQHLGAQRAEEAKQLRQQQESLHQQRLREQLLRQQQLQERELQLQRQAEQGEKLFKNRLSQQAHYDNMDQDIVQGEEEEGAYEHDKQHQDEGEDDDQNNANEQQEAEHQAENQQADESKAAMEDVNPADDPNNQGEDEFEEAEQEREENLPEENEKHKETGQKQGHPGMEEHLVMAGNPDQQEDNVDEQYQEEGEEEVQEDLTEEKKRELEHNAEEPYGENEENADEKNNRGTDQEQEMQEDHNQKEIHEENYEEEEEEEEGRAVAAKTRRRGEM
- the GOLIM4 gene encoding Golgi integral membrane protein 4 isoform X1, with translation MGNGMCSRKQKRIFQTLLLLTVVFGFLYGAMLYYELQGQLRKAEATALKYQQHQESLSAQLQVVYEHRSRLEKSLQKERLEHKKAKEDFLVYKLEAQETLNKGRQDSNSRYSALSVQHQMLKSQHEELKKQHADLEEDHRKQGEEFSRTFSDHKERYLQLQQEKEQEISKLKESLYNLREENRQLRKAHQDIHTQLQDVKQQHKNLLSQHNELVVTLEDHKSALAAAQTQVEEYKQLKDTLKKIPSFQDVEKVEGGNEQQPEERGPSPQSHPPQPPGAGAEQQQENEKPRGREEINSQEQDRAEPFHVQGRAHEGQNAKELNIQEQQEAGEDEEQRAEQMEEERKKELEEEEMEQAGQPEHLEEEQDQAPEEHEWKKQEQKEEETNMLGDRLQSEVTPTKRQKAAYEQQLEQQHLGAQRAEEAKQLRQQQESLHQQRLREQLLRQQQLQERELQLQRQAEQGEKLFKNRLSQQAHYDNMDQDIVQGEEEEGAYEHDKQHQDEGEDDDQNNANEQQEAEHQAENQQADESKAAMEDVNPADDPNNQGEDEFEEAEQEREENLPEENEKHKETGQKQGHPGMEEHLVMAGNPDQQEDNVDEQYQEEGEEEVQEDLTEEKKRELEHNAEEPYGENEENADEKNNRGTDQEQEMQEDHNQKEIHEENYEEEEEEEEGRAVAAKTRRRGEM